The following proteins are co-located in the Candidatus Eremiobacteraceae bacterium genome:
- a CDS encoding dimethylarginine dimethylaminohydrolase family protein has translation MTDPRYFLMCKPTHFGVSYVINPWMKGNIAKTSLDRATSQWRDLLRALTKHARIELVEPEPGLPDMVFTANAGFVYDDVAIVSRFRHPERQGEEPHFERWFRSRRYQVFTMPSNMPFEGAGDALIDRAHARIWAAWGHRSARSSHALISMRLGVEVVSLRLVDPRFYHLDTCFCPLEGGPIMYFPAAFDARSNRIIERLVPRHARIAIEEEDALHFACNAVNIGTTIVMNKASRALRANLAALGYKLIETELTEFLKAGGAAKCLTLRLNEPRKGAAAVATRIA, from the coding sequence ATCCGCGCTATTTCCTCATGTGCAAGCCGACGCATTTCGGCGTCTCGTACGTCATCAACCCCTGGATGAAGGGGAATATCGCCAAGACCTCGCTCGACCGAGCCACCAGCCAGTGGCGCGATCTGCTGCGCGCGCTGACCAAGCATGCCCGCATCGAGCTGGTCGAGCCCGAGCCGGGCCTGCCCGACATGGTCTTCACCGCAAACGCCGGCTTCGTCTACGATGATGTCGCCATCGTCAGCCGTTTCCGCCACCCCGAACGGCAAGGCGAGGAGCCGCACTTCGAGCGCTGGTTCCGCTCGCGACGTTACCAGGTCTTCACTATGCCGTCGAACATGCCGTTCGAGGGCGCCGGCGACGCGCTTATCGACCGCGCACACGCCAGGATATGGGCCGCGTGGGGCCACCGCTCCGCGCGCAGCTCGCACGCACTCATATCCATGCGCCTCGGCGTCGAAGTCGTCTCACTGCGTCTGGTCGATCCGCGTTTCTACCATCTTGACACGTGTTTTTGCCCGCTCGAAGGCGGGCCGATCATGTACTTCCCGGCGGCGTTTGACGCGCGCTCGAATCGCATCATCGAACGCCTCGTGCCGCGCCATGCGCGCATCGCTATAGAAGAAGAAGACGCGCTGCATTTCGCCTGCAACGCCGTCAACATCGGCACGACGATCGTCATGAACAAAGCGAGCCGAGCGCTGCGCGCCAACCTCGCTGCGCTGGGTTACAAACTCATCGAGACCGAACTGACCGAGTTCCTCAAAGCCGGCGGCGCAGCGAAATGCTTGACGCTGCGCCTCAACGAGCCGCGCAAGGGCGCCGCCGCGGTCGCGACTCGCATCGCCTAG